A stretch of Aeromicrobium tamlense DNA encodes these proteins:
- the smc gene encoding chromosome segregation protein SMC yields the protein MYLKTLTLRGFKSFASSTTLALEPGITAVVGPNGSGKSNVVDALSWVMGEQGAKTLRGGKMEDVIFAGTAGRAPLGRAEVVLTIDNSDGALPIEYAEVTISRTMFRSGGSEYAINGNTCRLLDVQELLSDSGIGREMHVIVGQGQLDSVLRATPEERRGFVEEAAGVLKHRKRKEKALRKLDATQDNLTRLNDVLTELRRQLKPLGRQAEVARRAAGIQATVRDARARLLADDIVAARTTIETELADENALRARREEVEKALADARTVEAELEQALAADAPLLTRAQETVYALGSLRERFHGTANVARDRIRLAADDSSDRVDGRDPEELEADARRAQERLVELEADVATSAEALRATIAGRGEAEEAYSTEERRIAGLLRAAADRREGLARLHGQVNGLKSRAAAADEEIGRLTAAQAEARQRADESQREFSALESTIAGLSAGESGLDEELEAAEETLSVAEAAVAELTTKRDELERRVATATARKEALELGLNRKDGSGALLAASDRLNGLLGSVAALITVRGGHEAAVGAALGSASEAVAVDRVDSAIDALHLLREEDLGRAGLLLGSGDVSTDDWPALPDGAVYAESLVEAPAELRGSLRRLLHKVAVVDGLAAAKQLVASLPDVTAVTADGDRVGAHFAEGGSSSAPSLIEVTAAIDEATETIERTGRELETLRFESEKAKTAAEAAQDRVDAALARLHESDASMSAVAEKLAQLGTTSRSAAAEAERLQASIVAAEEARDRDVAGLSELEERLTAAEEAPDVEPDTTEMERLAEAASGARRAETDARLALRTAEERAKALGAQVQSLLEAAEAEREARERARLRAERRRREAETATAVLRAAETTLQRLEESYAEATRTRVEIEHSRADRDQRLKEARSTVRGLSSDLEGLTDSVHKDEMARAQLRLRLESLQERALEELGIEPDTLVAEYGPDQMVLPIGVEGQADESGEIEPIPFDRAEQSKRLKTAERELAMLGKVNPLALEEFSALEERHQFLSEQLDDLRKTREDLLEIVQEVDAKVEQVFTEAWTDVEREFNDVFSRLFPGGEGRLVLTDPSDMLSTGIDVEARPPGKKVKRLSLLSGGERSLVAVAFLVSLFKARPSPFYILDEVEAALDDTNLGRLLEIYEELRANSQLIVITHQKRTMEVCDALYGVTMRGDGVSAVISQRLREEESA from the coding sequence GTGTATCTGAAGACCCTCACGCTGCGGGGATTCAAGTCCTTCGCCTCGTCGACGACGCTGGCGCTCGAGCCGGGCATCACCGCAGTGGTCGGCCCCAACGGCTCCGGCAAGTCCAATGTCGTCGACGCCCTCTCGTGGGTCATGGGCGAGCAGGGCGCCAAGACGCTGCGTGGCGGCAAGATGGAGGACGTCATCTTCGCCGGCACCGCCGGCCGCGCGCCCCTGGGCCGCGCCGAGGTCGTCCTCACGATCGACAACTCCGACGGCGCGCTGCCGATCGAGTACGCCGAGGTCACGATCAGCCGCACGATGTTCCGCAGCGGCGGGTCCGAGTACGCGATCAACGGCAACACGTGCCGCCTGCTCGACGTCCAGGAGCTGCTGAGCGACTCCGGCATCGGCCGCGAGATGCACGTGATCGTCGGTCAGGGCCAGCTCGACTCGGTGCTGCGGGCCACGCCCGAAGAGCGCCGCGGCTTCGTCGAGGAGGCCGCGGGCGTCCTCAAGCACCGCAAGCGCAAGGAGAAGGCGCTCCGCAAGCTCGACGCCACGCAGGACAACCTCACGCGCCTCAACGACGTGCTCACCGAGCTGCGCCGCCAGCTCAAGCCACTCGGCCGCCAGGCCGAGGTCGCGCGTCGCGCCGCCGGCATCCAGGCCACCGTGCGCGACGCCCGGGCCCGCCTGCTGGCCGACGACATCGTCGCGGCGCGCACCACGATCGAGACCGAGCTCGCCGACGAGAACGCGCTGCGCGCCCGTCGCGAGGAGGTCGAGAAGGCGCTCGCCGACGCCCGCACCGTCGAGGCCGAGCTCGAGCAGGCGCTCGCCGCCGACGCCCCGCTGCTCACCCGTGCGCAGGAGACCGTCTACGCCCTCGGCAGCCTGCGTGAGCGGTTCCACGGCACCGCGAACGTCGCCCGCGACCGCATCCGCCTGGCCGCCGACGACTCCTCGGACCGGGTCGACGGCCGCGATCCTGAGGAGCTCGAGGCCGACGCCCGTCGCGCCCAGGAGCGGCTCGTCGAGCTGGAGGCCGACGTCGCCACGTCCGCTGAGGCGCTGCGAGCCACGATCGCCGGTCGCGGCGAGGCCGAGGAGGCGTACTCCACCGAGGAGCGCCGCATCGCCGGCCTGCTGCGCGCCGCCGCCGACCGTCGCGAGGGCCTCGCCCGACTGCACGGCCAGGTCAACGGGCTCAAGAGCCGTGCCGCTGCCGCCGACGAGGAGATCGGGCGCCTCACCGCCGCCCAGGCCGAGGCCCGCCAGCGCGCGGACGAGTCGCAGCGCGAGTTCAGTGCGCTCGAGAGCACGATCGCCGGGCTGAGCGCCGGCGAGTCCGGGCTCGACGAGGAGCTCGAGGCCGCCGAGGAGACGCTGTCGGTGGCCGAGGCCGCCGTCGCCGAGCTCACCACGAAGCGCGACGAGCTCGAGCGCCGCGTGGCCACCGCCACGGCGCGCAAGGAGGCCCTCGAGCTGGGCCTCAACCGCAAGGACGGCTCGGGCGCCCTGCTGGCCGCGTCCGACCGCCTCAACGGCCTGCTGGGCTCCGTCGCGGCGCTCATCACGGTGCGCGGCGGTCACGAGGCCGCCGTCGGCGCCGCCCTCGGCTCGGCCTCCGAGGCCGTCGCCGTCGACCGGGTCGACTCCGCGATCGACGCCCTGCACCTGCTGCGTGAGGAGGACCTCGGCCGTGCCGGCCTGCTGCTGGGCTCGGGCGACGTCTCCACCGACGACTGGCCCGCGCTGCCCGACGGCGCGGTCTACGCCGAGTCGCTCGTCGAGGCGCCGGCCGAGCTGCGCGGCTCGCTGCGCCGGCTGCTGCACAAGGTCGCGGTCGTCGACGGCCTCGCCGCGGCGAAGCAGCTCGTCGCCTCACTGCCCGACGTCACTGCCGTCACCGCCGACGGCGACCGCGTCGGTGCCCACTTCGCCGAAGGCGGGTCCAGCTCGGCGCCCAGCCTGATCGAGGTCACCGCCGCGATCGACGAGGCCACCGAGACGATCGAGCGCACCGGTCGCGAGCTGGAGACCCTGCGCTTCGAGTCCGAGAAGGCCAAGACCGCGGCGGAGGCCGCGCAGGACCGGGTGGACGCCGCGCTGGCGCGCTTGCACGAGTCCGACGCCTCGATGTCCGCCGTCGCCGAGAAGCTGGCCCAGCTGGGCACCACCAGCCGGTCGGCCGCCGCCGAGGCCGAGCGCCTCCAGGCCTCGATCGTGGCCGCCGAGGAGGCCCGCGACCGCGACGTCGCCGGCCTCTCCGAGCTCGAGGAGCGACTGACCGCGGCCGAGGAGGCCCCGGACGTCGAGCCCGACACCACCGAGATGGAGCGCCTCGCCGAGGCCGCCTCGGGCGCCCGCCGCGCCGAGACCGACGCGCGCCTGGCGCTGCGCACCGCCGAGGAGCGCGCGAAGGCGCTGGGTGCCCAGGTCCAGTCCCTGCTCGAGGCCGCCGAGGCCGAGCGCGAGGCCCGCGAGCGCGCCCGCCTGCGCGCCGAGCGTCGCCGCCGCGAGGCCGAGACCGCCACGGCGGTGCTGCGTGCCGCCGAGACCACGCTGCAGCGCCTCGAGGAGTCGTACGCCGAGGCCACGCGCACCCGCGTCGAGATCGAGCACTCCCGCGCCGACCGCGACCAGCGCCTCAAGGAGGCCCGCTCCACGGTCCGCGGACTGTCGTCCGACCTCGAGGGCCTCACCGACTCCGTGCACAAGGACGAGATGGCGCGCGCCCAGCTGCGACTGCGCCTCGAGAGCCTGCAGGAGCGTGCGCTCGAGGAGCTCGGCATCGAGCCCGACACCCTGGTCGCCGAGTACGGCCCCGACCAGATGGTGCTGCCGATCGGCGTCGAGGGACAAGCCGACGAGTCCGGCGAGATCGAGCCCATCCCGTTCGACCGCGCCGAGCAGTCCAAGCGCCTCAAGACCGCCGAGCGCGAGCTCGCGATGTTGGGCAAGGTGAACCCGCTGGCGCTGGAGGAGTTCTCCGCGCTGGAGGAGCGCCACCAGTTCCTCTCCGAGCAGCTCGACGACCTGAGGAAGACACGCGAGGACCTGCTCGAGATCGTCCAGGAGGTCGACGCGAAGGTCGAGCAGGTGTTCACCGAGGCCTGGACCGACGTCGAGCGCGAGTTCAACGACGTGTTCTCACGGCTGTTCCCCGGCGGCGAGGGGCGCCTCGTGCTCACCGACCCGTCCGACATGCTCTCCACCGGCATCGACGTCGAGGCGCGCCCACCCGGCAAGAAGGTCAAGCGACTGTCGCTGCTGTCGGGCGGCGAGCGCTCGCTCGTGGCCGTCGCGTTCCTGGTGTCGCTGTTCAAGGCGCGACCCAGCCCGTTCTACATCCTCGACGAGGTCGAGGCCGCGCTCGACGACACCAACCTCGGGCGCCTGCTCGAGATCTACGAGGAGCTGCGCGCCAACTCGCAGCTCATCGTCATCACCCACCAGAAGCGCACGATGGAGGTCTGCGACGCCCTCTACGGCGTCACGATGCGCGGCGACGGCGTCTCGGCCGTCATCAGCCAGCGCCTGCGCGAGGAGGAGTCCGCATGA